In Lolium rigidum isolate FL_2022 chromosome 3, APGP_CSIRO_Lrig_0.1, whole genome shotgun sequence, the genomic window GTGCTACTTTGGAATCAAGTGCAAGACGGTGGCGTCGAGAGGATCTCTTGTGCACGTCTAGCGAATTCATCCAGGTCTTGCACCATCTTGACGAAGCTTCGAAGGCTTCTCTCCGACGGCCCGCCGGCGGCCACCGCCTCCCGTGCCTTCCCCTTCCAAACCCTCACGTTCGCCGCGATCGCCTCGGCCATctcgccgccgccgaccaccAGCTCGACGCACCTCGCCAGCTCCGCGCCGGTGAGCGCCCCGTCGGCGTCGCGCTCCGCCCGCACGCCGACGCCCCACTCCTCCTCCAGCAGGTGCGCGTTCACCGGCTGGTCAGACCAGCTCGGCGCCGCCACGACCGGCACGCCGCACGCCACCGCCTCCAGCGTGGAGCTCCACCCGCAGTGTGTCACGAAGCACGCCACGGACGGGTGCGACAGCACGCGCACCTGGTCGCACCACTCCACCACCACCCCCTCTGTCCCCGCCGCCTCTGCTTCCTCGAGGAGGAGGCGGTCCACCTCCGGCGAGCGCCCCTCCCGGCGCACAACCCACAGGTACGGCCGCGCGAGGCGGCGCAGGCCGAGCAGgatctcctccgcctcccgcgcgcTGTACGTTAGAATGCTCCCCGACGACACGTACACGACCGACCTGGCCGGCCGCGCGTCCAGCCACGCCATGTACCCGCTCTTCTGGTCCTGCTTGAACAGGTGGACCCTGTCGTCTTCTTTTCCGGCTCCGGGGAGCGGGACGGCAGGCACGCCGACGGCGAAGACGCCGGCGTCCAGGTACGGCCGGATCGCCTCCAGAGCAGTCGCCTCGAGGGCTTCGAGCGTgttcaccagcaccatcatcccCTCCTCGTCCATCTGCTCGAACAGCTGGCGGAAGCCCTGTAGGACCATCTTGGAGATCCCGTTCCCGCCACCGGTGGCGTCGTCGACGATGAAGGACGGCATGTCGCGGATCCTGAGCGGGCGGCGGAGGCCCGGCAGCGCGGCCTCGTGCGCCAGGTcggcggcgtgggaggcgacgtccTCGGCGTGGCCGTGGAAGTAGTGGTAGTAGGCGGcgagcgccgtggccggctggatcCAGTACATGGCGAGCGCCAGCCCGTGCGCGCGCGCGACCTCGACCACGGCCGGCATGTTGAGGGTGCACACCACGCAGGTGACCGGCCGGCCGGCGCCCGCGAGGCGGCGCACCACCGATGAGAGGCTTTGGATGCTAGCTCTGCGGTAGCGCTCCCTGTCCTCGTCCGAGTCGGAGGGCCAGGTGCCGTCGTCCAGGCCGTCGGAGAAGGGGATGTAGGAGATGACGCCGTCGCTGACCTCctcgtcgccggaggaggacgggAAGAGGCGGCGGTGGCCGAATACCTGCACCGAGAGCGTGGCCGTGACGCCGTCGATGCCGGCGAGACGGCGGGCGAGGGAGCGGgccgggttgaggtggccctgaatCCCGTAGGCGACGACGAGGAAGTTGCAGCTAAGGCTGCCGTCGTCGCTCTGCTCTGCTGCCTCGGCCATCACGGTCAGGGATGTTCGTGTCCGGCGAAGATGATACGGAGTAGTAACAAACAATAGAATTTGGTGTAGAGTAGCAcagctcaaccggccggccctcCTCTGCCTTTTATATTGCTCATGTCTTGTGATACAAGAGTGAGAGATAGATATAGATATACAACAAATAACAGCTATGGTTAGGATACTAACAACTACGTGCTATAAACACGTTTTAACACCCTCAATCTCAGCCACTTTCAACAAGGTTAAGATTGCGCCTACAAGCATGAAAAACTGGTAAAAGAAGAGGCTTAGTGAAGATATCTGCAATTTGATCCTTGGATGAAATAAACAGAATCTGGAGCAACTTCTGAGCAACCCTTTCTCTGACAAAATGAAAGTCCACCTCAATGTATTTTGTCTGTGCATGAAACACAGGATTAGTAGATAAATATGTTgctccaagattatcacaccacaaaACAGGAGAGCGATCTTGCTTGATTCCAAGTTCCTTAAGAACTGACTGCACCCAAATTATCTCAGCGGTAGTATTAGCAAGCGCTTTATATTCAAACTCAGTACTGGATCGAGAAACAGTGGCTTGCTTTCTTGCACTTCAGGCGATCAAATTACCACCAAAGAAGATGGCATAGCCCCCCGTTGATCGCCGATCATCAGAATCTtctgcccaatcagcatcacaAAAGGCGGACAACAAACTGGCAGAAGAAGGACACAGACTGAGTCCTTGAGTTACTGTCAACCGAACATAGCGCAGAATCCtcttgaccgcagcccaatgagtATCTCGGGGTTCATGAAGGAACTGACAAACTCTGTTAACTACATAAGATAAATCTGGTCTAATCACAGTGAGATATTGTAGACCACCAACCACACTACGATATCGAGTGGCATCATCAGGTAAAAGAGGAGTCCCAACCGAGGAGCTCAAAGGATCAGTCACAGTCATGGGAGTGTTGGCTGGTTGGCACTTCTGCATACCAGCACGACAAAGAAGTTCATTTGCATACTTCTTCTGAGTGAGAACAAGACCACCACATGACTGACAGCGCACCTCTATCCCAAGAAAAAAAATGCAAGGGGCCTAGATCTTTGACTGCAAAATCAGACCGTAATGTTGCAATAAGCTGAGTACTAGCAGTAGAGGATGTGCTGACCACAatgatatcatccacatagacaAGAAGATAAACTGTACCATCAACCCGCTGACGAATAAAGAGAACTGAAGCTGTAAAGCCAAGTTTACCTAGAACAGAGCTCAACCTTGCATGCCACGCCCGCGGTGCCTGTTTGAGCCCATAAGTTGCTTTCACAAGACGACATAGATACCCTGGACGAGTATCATCCTCAAAGCCAGGTGGCTGCCGCATATAGACTTTCTCATCCAATATACCATGCAGAAATGCATTTTGAATATCCAACTGATGCAAATGTCATCTTTGAGAaacagcgagagagagagagcaacagACGAATGATAGTAGGCTTTACCATAGGACTGAAGGTATCTGCACAGTCCGCACCATAACGTTGCTTGAATCCCTTTGCGACCAAACGAGCTTTGTATCTTTCAATAGACCCGTCAGCACGATGCTTAACTTTGAACACCCACTTGAAATCAATCACATTCATACCAGATTGCCTTGGAACCAGATGCCAGGTACTGTTCCGTTGCAGCGCATCAAATTCTTGCTGCATTGCTTCTCGCCAGTGAGGGATTAACAGAGCACGGCGATGATCAGTCGGTTCAGCCGCTGCTGCATCTGCATGGGGCATGCACGTCGCGAGCCATGCCACGGTACCGTTTGTACGCGTCTTGGGGCGCCGTATGCCTTGGCGTAGCCGCGTGACAACACCACGAGCAGGAGATGGCAGGGCCGATTCGGAAGACGGCGGCCCAGGCGACCCCGTAGCCGGATGCGGAGAGGCCCGCGCGGAAGAGTGCGGTGATGGTGGCTCGGCCTGGTGCTCGTGCCCAGGCCCACGTGCGGGAGACGGAGCCGCAGGGGGCACGGGATCTGCATGGAGATCGATGTCCGTGTCGCCCGAGGCTGCATGGTGATCGACGTGATCATCTGCTTCAGCGTCGCTGTCTGGTATCTCCTCCAAACGTGCTCCACGGCCGATTCCTGTACCTTGGTTAGGAAGAAAATTAGGTGCGTATGCAAAATCATTCAGTTGGTCAGATGTAGGAGTGGAACGATGCATGGAGGAATTATGAGATGTGTGGGGTAGATTGGAAAAGGGAAAATGGTTCTCATCAAATACTACATCGCCAGAAATGTAGACCCAATTTGTGGGAACGTGGAGACATTTGTACCCTTTATGAAGTAGACTATACTCATGGAACACACACTTTTTAGACCGAAACTCTAGCTTCCGTTTGTTTTAGGGTCGAAGGTGGGGCCAACAGGCGCAGCCGAAAACCTTAAAAAAGGTGTAGTCTGGTTTTTTCCCAAGGAGACGCTCAAGGGGTGTTTGCATGTTGATAACACGGCTTGGAACACGGTTAAGAAGAAAACATGCAGTACTAAACGCATCTCCCAAAAATCGAAAAGGAACAGACCCATGTGCAAGCAGTGTGAGCCCTGTCTCAACAATATGTCGGTGTTTGCGTTCAGCCATGCCGTTTTGCGGATGTGTGTGTGGGCATGACACACGATGAGATATGCCATGTCAGCAATAAAGAATTTTTTCAACTTAAGATATTCACCTCCCCAATCAGATTGTACATGAATAATTTTATGACTTAGAAGTCTTTCAACATGCTTCTGAAACTCAAGAAATATATGCAAAACATCTGATTTATGCTTAAGGAGATATAACCAAGTAAAACGACTATAGCCATCAATGAAACTGACATAATAGCTATGACCACTGACAGAAGTTTGTGCAGGGCCCGACACATCGGAATAAATAAACTCAAGGGGTTTCGTTATTACACGATCTGAACTAGGAAATGGAAACTGATGGCTCTTGCCTTGTTGACAAGAGTCACAAATTACATTATTTGATGGAGAATCTAAGGAAAGTTTATTCCTATGGAGAATATGCTTGACAACAGGTGTGGCTGGATGACCTAAGCGTGCATGCCATTGCTCCCGTGAAACTCGAAGCCCGCTGAAAACACGTCTCACGGATGGATCATCAAcacggtaaagaccaccatggactcctcctctaaGGAGTATTTCCTTCGTTGCCCGATCCTAACAAAAAAAAATACCAAGAATGAAACTCAAAGAAGACATTGTGATATTTAGTGAATCTAGGAACTGATAAGAGATTTCTAGTTACACTAGGAACATGGAGGACATCTCGGAGTTGCAGTTTGGATCCTGTCCTTGCCTCCATAGCgttccttcaaggtgagctggtcCAGCTCCGAGGTGAGGTGATCGGTTGCTCCCGAATCAGCGTACCATccagagtcgatggcgtacgaggGAGTGTGGCCGCCATGGTTCTGGCCGCCATTGCCAGTATGGTGACCACCATGAAAGGCTGCTGCAGCCTGGCGATCTCCATTGTTGCTCCGTCGTTGCcgatgccgagaaaatccttcttgaagttcttGTAGCACATGGATGCTACATGGCCCAGCTTGCCACATAGCTGACAAGTGGGGCGCGGGCGATCTTGAGGTTGAGGATGATCGAACCCGCGAGCCCCCGCACCACCATCGCCGCGCACGAAGCTCGGAGTAGGCAGCATcgagggcggtggaggcggctTGAAGAAGTCCGGGCGAGACGGACGTGAGCCACCGTTGCCACGGCGACCGAGATGCGCGGAGTGGACGTCCCAACGGAGCTGAGCCTTGCGCGCCTCCATGCGCTGCTCGTTGTTGCAGAGCTGCGCGTAGACGTCGCGGA contains:
- the LOC124696296 gene encoding cyanidin 3-O-rutinoside 5-O-glucosyltransferase-like — protein: MAEAAEQSDDGSLSCNFLVVAYGIQGHLNPARSLARRLAGIDGVTATLSVQVFGHRRLFPSSSGDEEVSDGVISYIPFSDGLDDGTWPSDSDEDRERYRRASIQSLSSVVRRLAGAGRPVTCVVCTLNMPAVVEVARAHGLALAMYWIQPATALAAYYHYFHGHAEDVASHAADLAHEAALPGLRRPLRIRDMPSFIVDDATGGGNGISKMVLQGFRQLFEQMDEEGMMVLVNTLEALEATALEAIRPYLDAGVFAVGVPAVPLPGAGKEDDRVHLFKQDQKSGYMAWLDARPARSVVYVSSGSILTYSAREAEEILLGLRRLARPYLWVVRREGRSPEVDRLLLEEAEAAGTEGVVVEWCDQVRVLSHPSVACFVTHCGWSSTLEAVACGVPVVAAPSWSDQPVNAHLLEEEWGVGVRAERDADGALTGAELARCVELVVGGGEMAEAIAANVRVWKGKAREAVAAGGPSERSLRSFVKMVQDLDEFARRAQEILSTPPSCT